The segment GTTGAATTCGGTGAGGATCCCGTTAAACGATTCCAACCGTTCTTTACATAGTCTACACCACTGGCGATCCACCCAGGGCTGTCTTCAGTACGATCCTTTCCCTTGGGGGCAGTACTCCCGTCGAGGGAGATGGCCTGTTCGATTTTCTGCAATAGGGCACCTTTGATCTCCTTGCTGTCCACAGCGGATTGAAGAATCATCGCCAAAGCAGCACCAGCCGCTAAAACAACAACATACTCGATGGTTTGTGAACCGCGCCGATCATACAATAATCGTTTGCATCGGGTGAAAAACCCCAAAAAAATCACCCTTTCCCTTATAAGACTATTTATCAAGCCAATTGTACCCAACTCAGGTAGGATAGGTAATAGTTCGAAAGTAGGATTTCCCAATTTATCCATGTATTCAAAACACACTCACCCCCCATGAAAAAAGCACCCGGGCGGGTGCAGGGGTTACTCTGTCTGTTGTTCATCCTTCCACTTCCCATCCGCTCTCCCGGATCGCTTGGTGAAAATCCTGGAGGGAAGCGGCTTTTTCATCAAAGGTGAGGATCACTTCGCCGACCGGTTCATTGATGTCCACGGCCCGGACGCCCCATACCCGGCCCAGGGCATGGTGAAGTTTGTCGGTATCTTTCGGTCCGGTCCCTTTCCGGATCCGGATAGTCTCACGGGTCAATGGGATTCCCCCTGTTCGCTTTGGGGCTGTTGTTCCATGGAGCTGCCCATTTCCCGGAGAAAACGGACGAGCAGGGTCAGGGAGGAGCGAACTTCCCGGCTGCGCATCCATTTGCCCAATTCCCACAGGCTCTCAGGCTCTTCCCGGTCCATGAGCTCCGTCGATCGTTCCAATCCCGTGCTGAGGCTGTTGAGCCACCGGTTCAGTTGATCGGGATGGAGCCGGCCCAGAAACTGAATGCCTCCGATGATATTTCGAATCAGATGAAGGTTCGGGGGCTGATTCAGCTGGTGAAGAGCGATCACACCGACTTCATGCCGGTTTTTCACCATTCCTTGCAGGAGATCCAGCACGCCCGCCCGCTGGATTTCCCCCAGCAGGTCCAGGGTGGTGAGAACCGCTTCCTTGTTCTCCGTTAACGCCCCCAGGATCTCTCCGAGGGCGTCCTGCCGCTCCTGTTGCGGATCCGACGGAATCCGGTCAATGCGCTGAATCGGTCTGGCCATGTTCTTTCCCTCCGATCGCTTCCTCCACGGGCACAAAATCGGGCCGCGCCCATTTGGCTTCCACCTCGACACCTTCCCGGGGAACCCGGTTTCCGAAGCGGTGGTTCACTTTGGGGAGCGGGGGCTCCCCCTCTTTCTTCAGGATCTCCATCCGGACATCCATCTCCTTGTAATTGGGGGTGT is part of the Kroppenstedtia eburnea genome and harbors:
- a CDS encoding DUF1641 domain-containing protein encodes the protein MARPIQRIDRIPSDPQQERQDALGEILGALTENKEAVLTTLDLLGEIQRAGVLDLLQGMVKNRHEVGVIALHQLNQPPNLHLIRNIIGGIQFLGRLHPDQLNRWLNSLSTGLERSTELMDREEPESLWELGKWMRSREVRSSLTLLVRFLREMGSSMEQQPQSEQGESH
- a CDS encoding MerTP family copper permease -binding protein CopZ is translated as MTRETIRIRKGTGPKDTDKLHHALGRVWGVRAVDINEPVGEVILTFDEKAASLQDFHQAIRESGWEVEG